In Antechinus flavipes isolate AdamAnt ecotype Samford, QLD, Australia chromosome 6, AdamAnt_v2, whole genome shotgun sequence, the sequence AAGTCATATAGGACAAATAGATATAGATTGTGATATGGACAATTGGAGAAAGGACCACATCAGAATGATCAGGGATTCATCCAGTATGGCTAAGTTTAGAGAACATAAAGTGGAGGGTGACCTGTATGATAAAAGATCTTGAAACCAAACCATATAATATTTAgttgaaggaaataggaaagacaGAAGAAGATAGGGCTTAGGAAGAATGGAATAGCTAACTTTTATTTGAAAAGCAGTCATCTTTTGCTTAATCCCAAAATAAGAAACAATGGATAGAAATCACAGGTTTATTGAggctcaatattttaaaaaagacttcctAAAATCAGAATTATCCAAATGTGGACAACTGCCTCAGGAAGTCCTAattagaagtcttcaagcaaagattgAATGTATGGCCATTTATCAGGGATGTCGTAAAGAGAATTATTTATTGTTCAGAGACAGTTTGGCCCCCTGAATCCCCTTCTAGCTCTTATGTTCTATGTTTCTGTTCCCTTCCCAAACTCATTTTCTGCCTCCTTCTCAGGTTCACGCTTCTATTCTGTTGATttgcctcctttcttctccctttccttctcttgttcaCTCCCCTGGTACATCTCTACTTTTTCCTCCTGATCCCAGCTCTCATCTCTCTTGACCgcttcttttctgttctattctttGGTTCCTTCTTTGATTTACCCCTCTCTTgtgctccctcccccccaaaaaaaattaccttcccttgttttcttccttattctcttcTATCTCAATTTGGTAATGAAATGATGGTATCTCAGAATCCACTTGTTTTCCTAGAGCAGTTTAATCAGTTTCTAGGAGCCCAACATGCCATGGATGGAATCCATGGAAGAACAGTTAGTAGGGAGTTTCTCCTTGGGTTTTCCCCACATTCTGACCTTTCAGGGAACAAAACCCAGTAGGAGTCTGACAAATATTCCAGGAATGAAGTACCAGAGCAAACTTATATTGAGAAGCATAGACAATGGCTAGATATTACACTCAGTCTAcactttcttcctccccttctctaacGACTACTTTCTATCTCCAGCTTCTTTCCCAGTCTTCTGGGAGCTGGTTCCAAACTTCTGCAAATCTGCAGATCTGTAGCTGCTACTGTCTCTACTGTCAGGAAATCTTTGCCCTGGGCTTAAAAGTTTTCACTTTCTCTCCAAATTCTCCTTTCCTAaccaaattctctttccttacctccacccccttccttcctcccttccactccctccactcccaccccccgccacacacacacacacacacacacacacacacacacacacacacacgatttcACTTTAGATTTGCCTCCAAGAAAGTCTGAAAGTCCCCAAGTTACAGACCTTGGACCGCCGGCTGTGTTTGGAGGCTGGCAAGGCTCTAAGCAAGACCTGCAGGTACTCAGGACTCTAATGACGATTGTTCCCAAGAGAGGATTATGCAAACCCTCTCTCCAAGATGCCAGCTTGGGGTCAAATCGTGACTTCTTTACGGTTGGCCTCTGCCCCGAGGGTCCTGGCTCCCTCAGCCCCCTCCGCTCCTTGTGTGTCCAAGAAACTAATGAAACTGCTCCCCTTCCTGACCCTTCAAGTAGGCAAGATCACCCCAGATATTTCATTACCAAAAcgttctctccccttctcctttcctagcttttccttcctttcttcgaTTTGTCTTTCTTCGAATGTAGTGACTAGGACATCATTCAGTTCTCCCTCAGACAATTTCCCACCGGGCGCTTTGGATCCATCCGCTCCCGGTGGATGCTTTGGGATCCTTTCTCTCTCCGGGCTCTGGCCTCACGATTGCTCCCCTTAGTTTCATTCAGCTCTAGGCTCTGGAATCTGCTCTCCTTAGATCCTTTCGCGACCCCCATTTGCCCCACGGGGTGCCTGGGGAATCACagtccctccccttcccccttcctcgcAGGTGCACCGGGTCGATGCAGCGGTCCAGGACTGAGGGGGCAACGGACGAAGCGGGGGCGGGAGAAGGCCTGAGAAATGAGTGGCCGAACTGGGCTCTGTGGAGAGCCTGGGAGCACTGGTGGGAGGGCCCAGGTGGAGCTCGGCGGCGCTGGTCTACCTGGTACTCCGGCTCCTGCTGGTGGGTGCCCCTGCAGCGGGCCCTGTGGCTGCTTGAGTCGGGCCTGTACCTGCTGCTGTCCCTGGGCCTGTGCCATGCTCTCTTCACCACGGGGTGCCACCTGCTGCGCTCGCTCTGGCCGGTGGTGGCCGCGATGTGGAAGCATCTCCTCCCCGCCCTGCTGCTTATGGCCTTGAGCGCGCTGCCGGCCCTGCTTTTTGCGGCTTCCTTCCTTCTGCTGCTCTCCACCCTCCTCAGCCTGCTGGGGCTACTGACCGGCATGTCCCGGCCTGGACCTGTCATCAGCCTCAATGCCAGCCTCGACCCTGGCTCCAGGTCCATGTAAAGTCAAGGGACCACCATCTGCCTCCTAACACTACCCCCAATTCAGCCTTGGCCTTGAACCGTCCTCAACCCCATCCAATACAAGGGACGGGCCTTTGCCCCCTGCCACCGCCCCTTGCCTGACCTGTCTGCTCTGTCTGGGTTGGATTCTGGAGTTCCCGTCGTTCCTTTTCCTCCAGCCTCCGTCTGCTCTGGCCCAAACCATCCCAGGAGTCCCCACCCTGCCCAGCCTTTAATTCCAGGACCTAAGCTGTATTCCTGTTCTTTTCAGTCCCAGAAAGCCTGACTGCTTGGATTCCCATCCCATTCCACCTTGACTAGACCCAGAAGTCCAGAgccctgaatttggagtcagaacacCTTAGTTTAAACCCTATTTTTGGTCCTTacctgtgtgatttggggcaggTCCCTCTACTTCCCTGGGCTGTggttctttatcagtaaaataaggTTGGCTAGGTgatctctaatgtcccttccaactctcaattGTATGATATGGagaccttttccctttcccctttcccatgaCCTGAGCCCATCTCAATTCTACTCAAAAATTCCTGAGCTTTCCATCTTAGCTAATATAGCTCCGGTATCAGCTACCAGAAGCCAGCTGGGCTCTGAGTTGGATGGGAGAAAAATTATCGCTATCAAGGCACCCTCTTCTTCCCAAAGGCCAAAGACACAGACAAGAGTCTGAGGTTCTAAGAAATTTGGAGAGAACTGTGGTCTGCCATATCCTTGTGGGCTGGACTCTCTATTTAGAGTAAAAATTTAGAAGCAACATTTTGAGGGCCCATTCCAGAATGCAGTCTAGAGCCCAATACTCCAGACTTAAGTGTGAGAATTTGGACAGTCTGTAATCTGCCCTGGTTCCCAGAACTCTCAAACCACTAGAGCATATTGTGGGGTAAAACCTCTGCTTTGGACAGGAGCTAACAACCTTCTCAGTGATGTTGTAACTCTTAGCTCTGCCCAGGACCTGCCTCCATCATTgagcatttagggttagagtcgggaccAGAAGAGATGGACCAGAAAGAGGTCAGTATGAGAAATGGGGCATGATTCCCGGTACGATAGACTAGTTTGAGGATGTATTGTAAAGAGAAGGCAGTTGCTGAGAGTGAGGGTTTGAGAACAATGGAAATAGTTATGAGGAACCAAGGAACTGGGAAAATCAAATGGAAATCTGttctctggtttccttttttttttttttaatagctttttatttacaagatatatacatgggtaatttttcagcattgacaattgaaaaccttttgttccagttttcccctccttcccctcaccccttccccagatggcaggttgatccatacatgttaaatatgtaaagtataagttaaatacaatatatgtatgcatgtccaaacagttattttgctgtacaaaaagaatcagactttgaaatagtgtacaattaacctgtgaaggaaatcaaaaatgcaggtggacaaaaatagagggattgggaattctatgtagtggttcatagtcatctcccagagttctttccctgggtgaagctggttcaattcattgctggtccattggaactgatttgctcaTTGCTAGAGATgaccatgttcatcagaattgatcatcatctagtattgttgttgaagtatataatgatctcctggtcctgctcatttcactcagcatcagttcatgtaagtctctccagacctttctgaaatcttcctgctggtcattttttacagaacaataatattccataacattcaaataccacaatttattcagccattctccaattgatgggcatccactcagtttccttttaCCATTCTCCAAGTTGAGGAATTTTTCACCCCTGTACTTCTGTATTTCCTCCCCACAGCTCTTCTTCCCTCACTTGTTTTAGGATTCTTGCCAATGGTGGTCTTCAATCCCATAGAAACTCCAGCTTTTGCCCTCATGTTCCCAGCCCTATCTGCACCAATTCCAATGTAAAGTTATTCCTGAGCTCAACCTCCTGTTGATTGCTGGGAAGGTGGAGGGaccagagacaaagatagagacaaaatgaaaaggta encodes:
- the TMEM239 gene encoding transmembrane protein 239 yields the protein MQRSRTEGATDEAGAGEGLRNEWPNWALWRAWEHWWEGPGGARRRWSTWYSGSCWWVPLQRALWLLESGLYLLLSLGLCHALFTTGCHLLRSLWPVVAAMWKHLLPALLLMALSALPALLFAASFLLLLSTLLSLLGLLTGMSRPGPVISLNASLDPGSRSM